One window from the genome of Sebastes umbrosus isolate fSebUmb1 chromosome 12, fSebUmb1.pri, whole genome shotgun sequence encodes:
- the mppe1 gene encoding metallophosphoesterase 1 has translation MPRFSARWMVALLLILLVGGAFFYCEYLIYFPTILKCAWPKISHARGGGEGIDGRPMDSTVRAMVLSDTHLLGAVGGHWFDKLRREWQMERSFQTALWLLRPEVVFILGDIFDEGKWSSQKHWEDDVRRFHRMFRHSTDTELVVLVGNHDIGFHYEMDWFKLQRFEKVFNASSTRIVTKKGVNFLLVNSVALHGDGCPICLSVEKELIKLSRDLNCSLQNSQSGGGAMDNCEGSQLYPPTPPVMLQHYPLYRVSDAGCTGLDAAPPEERHLLFREKYDVLSKEASQRLLQWFKPRLILSGHTHSGCEVLHDNKYPEISVPSFSWRNRNNPSFILASVSPGSYALSKCFLPEESTVIGVYCSAGACMLLLFLAHCLWMKGLLQCLSLCLLGKHKSL, from the exons ATGCCGAGGTTTAGCGCCAGATGGATGGTCGCGCTGCTGCTGATCCTGCTGGTCGGAGGAGCCTTCTTCTACTGCGAGTATCTCATCTACTTCCCCACCATCCTCAAGTGCGCCTGGCCGAAGATCAGCCATGCCCGGGGCGGCGGAGAGGGCATCGACGGCCGGCCGATGGACTCCACGGTCCGGGCCATGGTGCTGTCAGACACACACCTGCTCGGAGCCGTCGGAGGACACTGGTTCGACAAGCTCAGGAG GGAATGGCAGATGGAGAGGTCTTTCCAGACCGCTCTGTGGCTGCTCAGGCCTGAAGTAGTGTTCATTCTCGGGGATATCTTCGACGAAGGCAAGTGGAGCTCGCAGAAG CACTGGGAGGACGACGTGCGCCGCTTCCACAGGATGTTCAGGCACTCCACTGACACTGAACTGGTTGTACTGGTTGGCAATCACGACATCGGTTTCCATTATGA GATGGACTGGTTCAAGCTGCAGCGCTTCGAGAAGGTCTTCAACGCTTCCTCCACCAGAATCGTCACCAAAAAGGGAGTCAA tttTCTGCTGGTGAACAGCGTGGCCCTGCACGGCGACGGGTGTCCCATCTGCCTGTCGGTGGAGAAAGAGCTGATCAAACTCTCCAGAGACCTCAACTGCTCTCTTCAG AACTCGCAGTCGGGCGGCGGAGCGATGGACAACTGTGAGGGCTCGCAGCTCTATCCTCCCACACCCCCCGTCATGCTGCAG CACTATCCTCTGTACAGAGTGAGCGATGCCGGCTGCACAGGACTGGACGCTGCACCGCCTGAAGAGCGACACCTGCTGTTCAGAGAGAAGTATGACGTGTTGTCTAAGGAGGCGTCACAGAGG ctGCTGCAGTGGTTTAAACCCCGCCTCATCCTGAGTGGACACACCCACAGCGGATGTGAGGTTCTCCATGACAACAAGTACCCAGAAATCAGCGTGCCGTCCTTCAGCTGGAGGAACAGAAACAACCCCAGCTTCATCCTG GCGTCGGTGTCCCCCGGCAGCTACGCTCTGTCCAAGTGTTTCCTGCCGGAGGAGAGCACGGTGATCGGCGTCTACTGCTCGGCCGGCGCCTGCATGCTGCTGCTCTTCCTGGCTCACTGTCTGTGGATGAAGGGCCTGCTGCAGTGCCTCAGCCTCTGCCTGCTGGGGAAGCACAAGTCCCTTTGA